ACATTCAACCAATTTATATAGAGAATGACCATGATTTGAAAGCATATATGTATCTTGGTTGTCCGAGAAGTAGGCCAGTGCTTCaagttgaaattgaatgtgTTGCTTCTTTTGATTCTTTTGATAATGTGCACGGATATGGTATTGATGAAAACAATTGCAATATTAATGAAAAAAGTCAttttgatgattattttcaCTTGAATATTGTTTATGTGGATCGTAATAATAGCAGTGATTTTTTCGACGAAGCACATAATGTGGATGCCATGCATGTGGATCGTAGTAACACATTCGACGAAGCGCATAATGCGGATGCCCTGCATGTGGATCGTAGTAACACAGACGAGTTATATGACGAAGCACGTAATGATGCAATTGAGGTCGAGGCAAATTTGGTTCAAAGCAATGACGCAAATTTGGATGCGGATGTGGATATTGATAATGACACGTTTTCATTCACGGATGGTTCAAACTTGTTTGTTGGTCAAGAGTTTCCAAACCGAGAAGCGGTGAAAAAAGAGCTAATTAGAATAAGTTTGGAAGCTTGCTTTGAATTTGAGACGGTTAAAAGTAGCCAAAAGGTGTACGCCGTAAAATGTGTAGTGTCTGATTGTAAGTGGAGAATCTGGACCTCTTTGATTAAGAATGATTCACGTGTATTCTCCGTTAGAACATATTGCAATACACATACATGTGGTTTGACTGGGAGACGAAAGAGAATCCGTGGAGCGAGTTCTGTTGTTGTTCGTGATATGTTAGTGGATAATTTCCAAGGTCATCCAGTGCCAATGGTACCAAAAGCGGTGATGGCGATGATGCGCAATAGTATGAATGCTGATATATCATACTACAAGGCTTGGAAAGGGAAAGAACTAGCAGACAATATGTTGAAAGGTGATCTACACAGAGTTTTACTAAATTGAGTTGTTATTTGCACATGGTTGAGCAGATGAATCGAGGAAGCATAACAGACATATTTGTCGACGAGGAAAATCGATTCAAGTATATGTTTCTTGCTTTTGGTGCATGCGTTAGAGGATATCGAAGTATGCAAAAAGTTGTATCAATTGATGGTACGTGGTTGAAGGGCAAGTATAATGGTGTTTTACTGGTGGCATCGGCACAAGATGAAAATTATCACCAATATCCTTTGGCGTGGGGAATCGTAGATGTCGAGTGTACTTCTTCGTGGAGTTGGTTTTTAACGAAGTTGTTAGAAGTAGTACCTGACGAGGATGAATTGGTGATAATTTCTGACAGGCATCAGGGGATCATTAATGCGGTTTCTACTGTCTATAGAAATGCGCATCATGGTCATTGTACGTGGCATTTATCCCAAAACATGAAGACTAGATGCAAAAAGAAGGGTGCAACCGAAATGTTTTTGCACATTgctaaaatttataaaactttCGAGTTTGATATTGCATACAATGATTTTAGAAATAGATATCCTGAGACAGCGCCATATTTGGACGAGAGAGACTCACTTGATAGATGGACTCGAGCGTATTGTCCGAAGACCCGTTACAATATTATGACGACAAACGGGGTTGAGTCGATCAATGCTAGACTACTTGAAGAAAGGAAGCTGTCAATCATTGCACTCTTAGATTCTTTGCAGAAACTGACCTCATCTTGGTTTGCCCGATATCGCCACGCATCAATTGCAAGTAACACTAACTTGACCCCTACGATCGAGGGGATTCTTCGTAGCAGGTTCACAGATGCCCAAGGAATGCAAGTTTTTGAATTAGGACGTCTGGAGTTTGATGTTAGGAGTCGTGGACATTCGGCCATAGTGGACCTCGAATCAAAAATATGCACATATCGAGTTTTTGATATTGATAGAATCCCATGTGCTCATGCCATCGCAGCTAGTTGGTTAGCGAAGATTGATTTATACGATATGTGTTCAGAGTACTATTCTACAATGTCATGGTGCATGGCTTACTCAGAGACTGTGTATCCCGTTCTGGAAGAAAATGAATGGCCACGCAACATTAATTTTCCATTGGTGCTGCCTTCTTTGTTAGAGAAGAGAGTTGGCAGAAGAAAACAAAACAGAATTCCTTCGATCGGTGAATTCAGAAAGAGATAGCTTGAGGGTCGACCAAAGTTTTATTTTTGCTCGACCATGAGCCTAATGGTCAACCATTAGTTTGATTGATAGACcataaatttattttggtcGACGTTCAAGCTCATGGTCGACCATTAGCTTGCTGGTCGACCACTATTTTTCTTTGATCGACCATCAAGCTATTGGTCGACCACTGGTCGACCATCAAGCTCATGGTCGACCATCACCCTCATGGTCGACCATtagttttgttttttaaaaaatagatatTAATAATTGTCGAAAAtatgtaacataattgtgaaattaggATAGTTGTGAGATTATGATTCCGTTAttcatatataaattaaaacacGTAAGGTAATGCAATTACGATTCAtattttttgttgtcgtgacACGTgtcaattattaaaatatataacataatcctGTTTTTTTATAATGTAACAAAATACTGAGATTGTGACGAAGTGATTcatatgtaaattaaaatatataacataatcttgaaattacgatttttttaaatttaaaatataataaaatagttCGATTGTGATTCCACGATTAACatttaacttaaaatatataacataatcctgttttttttataatgtaACAAAAGACTGAGATTGTGACGAAGTGATTCATatgtaaatttaaatatataacataatcttgaaattacgatattttttaatttaaaatataataaaatagttCGATTGTGATTCCACGATTAACatttaacttaaaatatataacataatcctgttttttttataatgtaACAATTACTGAGATTGTGACGAAGTGATTcatatgtaaattaaaatatataacataatcttgaaattacgatttttttaatttaaaatttagcaAAATAGTTCGATTGTGATTCCACAattaacatttaaattatttatgtgatGAATTATGAATTTGCGGttctaaaccctaaaccctaaaccctaaaaaaccctaaaccctaaaacctaAAGAACGATGGTCGACCAAAACACAATGGTGGTCGACCAACAAAATCTAGTGGTCGACCATAAAAGGTAATGGTCGACCATTCTAGCTTTTTGGTCGACCAGACAAGCTATTAGTCGACCAAAAAGGAGAGTGGTCGACCAAAGAAGTCTACTAGTCGACCAACCCCAAATAATTACATAAGACGATGTTCCAATAATGACATAAAATTGTCCAATACATCACAATAATCATCAATCATTGAGGAACATATTACAAGCTAAAAAATATCTAAACTCAGATACTAATATATCATCTAAAGTTAGTACTACTTGCGCGCTCTTCCTAGACAAAGAGTATCCAGCAACAGCTAACACAAATGCTCCCGAATCTTCactgtgaaaaaaaaaaatcaacagttaatatttgttgtaacattaaaaaaatgaataatgAAATAGCAGACGGAATAACGTACTGTATAATCTTGGCACGGAATTCATTATGTAGTTTTATATTCCATGGCCTCTCAGGGTGTGGGTTGTTCCCAACAATGGATAGCAGACGAGCAGCGTTTATAAGTATAGGCTCTATTTCTTTATTCAGATCTTTGAATTTGGGATCGTGCCTTCGTAGCAAGTCATATATAATGCACTTATTCACCCCTGTCACGAGTTTTAGCAAAAACCAGCCCCGATCTGTGTAGAAAGGGATGAGAATTCTTCGTGCCTTTTCCCACGAGAGACACGGCCATTCTGGATCACTACCTTTGACTTTGCTCACAATCCGTGCCAGATTTATTTTGAAATCGATATCTTTATCTTCGGCCAAAACTGAGATCGCACCGTAGAAATGTCCGTCCATCAATGAATCATCTGCCGACGTCATTTCAGGATGTCGGATCTGCATCTCAACCAATCCACGAGAGCTTCGCCGAAGTGCTGAATTCAACATAACAAAAGgttttcaatgttttaaaagAAATCCTCTACAAATTTAAACtttataaaagatttatttaaaagcttacAGAGAAAGTGACACGCGAGTTTGCGATCGCCATGGGTCCGTAGAAAGACTTCTCATATTCGGCGTAAAAACTCGAATCCTACTAGGCGAACGGTCGAGCATCGATGCCCTAACTCGTGCAAGCGAGTTGTTTACCTTCAGTGTCACGGTCTCCGCAAGTGGCCTCACACCGTCATCTATAAAATGATCAATTGTAACaactttaatgcaaatatgaaaaataaacaAGGTATAGTTTAATAACCTCTCGACGTGGTCGCCTCGCCTCCTGGCATACGCGCATCTGGAGTCACTTGAATATCTAAAAACATAAAGTATATTGTTTAATATActatacataaatataaataaaaaaaaatgtgcaTTACCTCACCTCCTGCGGACTCCTCTAGAATGCCTTGAAGGTTAGGCTCAAATATCTGTTGGGTTTGACTACTACTGCCAATTTCCTTACCCATATTATCAGCCACACCTAACAGCGTACATtcaacaaattaaaataataagaaatttAATGCAAATATGAATAGACAAGGTTTAGTGTAATAACCTCTCGACGTGGTCGCCTCGCCACCTGACTTACGCGAATCCGGAGTAACTTGaatatctaaaaataaaaagattgttGCTTAATATACTATACaaaaatatcaaatcaaaaaaGTGCATTAACTCACCTTCTGAGGACTCCTCTATAATGACCGGAAGGTTAGGCTCAAATATATGTAGTGTTTGGCTAATACTGTCAATTTCCTTGGCCAGATTATCATCCAACCCTAATAGTGTACattaaacaaattaaaataattatgagaattgtactaaatcattatattacataaacataaatataattaataaaattaactcACCAAAATCTGCCTCGGACGCTTTCCTCTTCCGCCCTCTGGTATATGCTATGCTATAATCTCTGTCCTGCTGCACTGGCATGTTAGACCTCATCTCAGCAAAACCAGCTCTAATCTGTTCAGTCAaactcaatctcaactcatcGAGACCAAGATTGAAACTCGATTTC
The sequence above is a segment of the Primulina tabacum isolate GXHZ01 chromosome 6, ASM2559414v2, whole genome shotgun sequence genome. Coding sequences within it:
- the LOC142550243 gene encoding uncharacterized protein LOC142550243; translated protein: MVEQMNRGSITDIFVDEENRFKYMFLAFGACVRGYRSMQKVVSIDGTWLKGKYNGVLLVASAQDENYHQYPLAWGIVDVECTSSWSWFLTKLLEVVPDEDELVIISDRHQGIINAVSTVYRNAHHGHCTWHLSQNMKTRCKKKGATEMFLHIAKIYKTFEFDIAYNDFRNRYPETAPYLDERDSLDRWTRAYCPKTRYNIMTTNGVESINARLLEERKLSIIALLDSLQKLTSSWFARYRHASIASNTNLTPTIEGILRSRFTDAQGMQVFELGRLEFDVRSRGHSAIVDLESKICTYRVFDIDRIPCAHAIAASWLAKIDLYDMCSEYYSTMSWCMAYSETVYPVLEENEWPRNINFPLVLPSLLEKRVGRRKQNRIPSIGEFRKR